Proteins encoded within one genomic window of Cucumis sativus cultivar 9930 chromosome 3, Cucumber_9930_V3, whole genome shotgun sequence:
- the LOC101209700 gene encoding uncharacterized protein LOC101209700 isoform X2: protein MDATLRVFFRFSTTTELQCESSPTSDIFSFIKSTLDESEGPNHYWLNTSNENKVIFEEDGKYLILANQFLEMTSSDSVVLVENVKFLQQRFPHLHVIGFQCSSTLSVAEKSDMIQFIMREYISFPILLSNKIFEVAGCYIISKDLSNPLLVSERGMDLSILRKAIEELHEPENEKSGLSNMGKTTYLKQAEMIKEPNSCSFMHNFLLHYPGCISADEEGGRLFLSDSNHNRIVIFNSYGKILDMIGSYPGFEDGEFELVKLARPAASFYHSTQNCLYFVDSENHAIRKADLGKRVVETLYPENYSNKKSTQFWSWIMDKFGLGSIPDREVKDFNPQSIMFPWHMIRYMDDRLLILNRSLGTLWTMDLVSGKIIEVVRGLSRIMESYGQLIMDRLSVIKQIPDGMLQRPSDANIAIGGSPYLDLLSSLTSFENCIIICDSVGQVVLKCNKKSGECSSFQFSNFGVLGLPYWFAPLPEKVITTAEFRGAGIDHLQFFKLLPGEVGIQINVDLPSDIELVESLHEDSIWRQARGTATEISIVEQVAGPSEKVGSAQQWYDELDSLAFSPQESEMVEDNVRAQNYIGDNKVHIECAVNTSPGTSEVIVYAALYLRLRRNQDSEGNGEKHHATRIADFLYPESRGKMIKENCIQFLINSKRDLRELIFVKPLHVRIKLDSSGHPKAENSKSIILTKSKVEVNVSLSS from the exons TCTTTTTCAGGTTTTCCACAACAACCGAGCTGCAATGCGAGTCTTCTCCCACAAGTGacattttttccttcattaaGTCAACCTTAGATGAGTCTGAAG GGCCTAACCACTATTGGTTGAATACGtctaatgaaaataaagtaatttttgAGGAGGATGGAAAGTACTTAATTCTTGCCAATCAATTTCTTGAAATGACAAGCTCTGATTCTGTtgttttggttgaaaatgtAAAGTTTCTTCAGCAAAG GTTTCCTCATCTTCATGTGATTGGGTTTCAGTGTTCCAGTACCCTATCTGTCGCTGAAAAAAGTGACATGATCCAATTTATAATGAGGGAATATATTTCCTTTCCCATTTTGTTATCCAACAAGATTTTTGAG GTGGCAGGCTGTTATATTATCTCCAAGGACTTGAGTAATCCTTTGCTCGTCAGTGAGAGGGGCATGGACCTTAGCATTCTTCGTAAAG CTATTGAGGAATTGCATGAACcagaaaatgagaaatctGGCCTATCCAATATGGGGAAAACCACTTATCTGAAACAAGCGGAAATGATCAAAGAACCAAATTCATGTTCTTTCATGcataattttcttctccactATCCAG GTTGTATATCTGCAGATGAAGAGGGTGGCCGACTCTTCCTCTCCGACAGCAATCATAACCGGATTGTTATATTCAATAGCTACGGGAAGATCCTGGACATG ATTGGTTCTTATCCAGGTTTTGAGGATGGAGAATTTGAATTGGTCAAATTAGCTCGTCCAGCTGCTTCCTTCTATCATTCTACACAGAATTGCTTGTATTTTGTGGACTCTGAG AACCATGCCATTAGGAAAGCTGATTTGGGTAAGCGTGTCGTGGAAACCCTCTATCCAGAAAACTACTCAAATAAGAAGAGTACTCAGTTCTGGAGCTGGATTATGGATAAATTTGGTCTGGGAAGCATTCCTGACAGAGAAGTAAAAGACTTCAATCCGCAGTCTATAATGTTTCCTTGGCATATGATTAGATATATGGATGAtagattattaattttaaatcgcAG TCTTGGGACACTATGGACAATGGATTTGGTTTCAGGAAAAATTATCGAAGTTGTTAGAG GGCTTTCAAGGATTATGGAGAGCTACGGGCAGTTGATCATGGACAGATTGTCTGTTATAAAACAGATACCTGATGGTATGTTGCAGCGGCCAAGTGATGCAAATATTGCCATAGGGGGATCGCCATACTTGgatcttttatcttctttaaCATCCTTTGAAAATTGCATAATCATTTGCGACTCAG TTGGACAGGTGGTTttgaaatgtaataaaaaatctGGTGAGTGCTCAAGCTTCCAATTCTCGAATTTTGGGGTCCTTGGATTACCATATTGGTTTGCTCCACTTCCAGAGAAGGTTATAACCAC TGCTGAATTCCGAGGAGCAGGGATTGatcatcttcaatttttcaaactGCTGCCTG GTGAGGTTGGTATACAGATCAACGTTGATCTTCCTTCAGATATTGAACTAGTGGAATCATTACATGAAGACAGCATATGGCGACAAGCAAGAGGAACTGCAACTGAAATCTCAATCGTCGAGCAAGTAGCTGGGCCCTCTGAGAAG GTTGGTTCTGCTCAACAATGGTATGATGAATTGGATAGTCTAGCCTTTTCACCGCAAGAATCAGAAATGGTGGAAGATAATGTAAGAGCGCAAAATTATATTGGAGACAATAAAGTTCACATTGAGTGTGCTGTCAATACAAGTCCTGGAACTAGCGAG GTTATAGTGTATGCAGCCCTATATTTAAGGCTTAGAAGAAACCAAGACTCTGAAGGCAATGGGGAGAAACATCATGCAACGAGGATAGCAGATTTTTTGTACCCAGAAAGTAGAGGGAAGATGATAAAAGAGAATTGCATTCAGTTTCTTATAAACAGTAAAAGAGATTTGAGAGAGCTCATTTTTGTGAAACCTTTGCATGTCAGGATAAAGTTGGATTCTTCGGGTCATCCTAAAGctgaaaattccaaaagtatTATCCTCACAAAATCCAAAGTTGAAGTTAATGTGTCACTTTCCTCCTAA
- the LOC101209700 gene encoding uncharacterized protein LOC101209700 isoform X1: protein MAFRFRRLKEISRSIPQIYSEFYHQHHRRYGVSSLALSVAPFRVSERIGRRLFYNGRYFTRFSTTTELQCESSPTSDIFSFIKSTLDESEGPNHYWLNTSNENKVIFEEDGKYLILANQFLEMTSSDSVVLVENVKFLQQRFPHLHVIGFQCSSTLSVAEKSDMIQFIMREYISFPILLSNKIFEVAGCYIISKDLSNPLLVSERGMDLSILRKAIEELHEPENEKSGLSNMGKTTYLKQAEMIKEPNSCSFMHNFLLHYPGCISADEEGGRLFLSDSNHNRIVIFNSYGKILDMIGSYPGFEDGEFELVKLARPAASFYHSTQNCLYFVDSENHAIRKADLGKRVVETLYPENYSNKKSTQFWSWIMDKFGLGSIPDREVKDFNPQSIMFPWHMIRYMDDRLLILNRSLGTLWTMDLVSGKIIEVVRGLSRIMESYGQLIMDRLSVIKQIPDGMLQRPSDANIAIGGSPYLDLLSSLTSFENCIIICDSVGQVVLKCNKKSGECSSFQFSNFGVLGLPYWFAPLPEKVITTAEFRGAGIDHLQFFKLLPGEVGIQINVDLPSDIELVESLHEDSIWRQARGTATEISIVEQVAGPSEKVGSAQQWYDELDSLAFSPQESEMVEDNVRAQNYIGDNKVHIECAVNTSPGTSEVIVYAALYLRLRRNQDSEGNGEKHHATRIADFLYPESRGKMIKENCIQFLINSKRDLRELIFVKPLHVRIKLDSSGHPKAENSKSIILTKSKVEVNVSLSS from the exons GTTTTCCACAACAACCGAGCTGCAATGCGAGTCTTCTCCCACAAGTGacattttttccttcattaaGTCAACCTTAGATGAGTCTGAAG GGCCTAACCACTATTGGTTGAATACGtctaatgaaaataaagtaatttttgAGGAGGATGGAAAGTACTTAATTCTTGCCAATCAATTTCTTGAAATGACAAGCTCTGATTCTGTtgttttggttgaaaatgtAAAGTTTCTTCAGCAAAG GTTTCCTCATCTTCATGTGATTGGGTTTCAGTGTTCCAGTACCCTATCTGTCGCTGAAAAAAGTGACATGATCCAATTTATAATGAGGGAATATATTTCCTTTCCCATTTTGTTATCCAACAAGATTTTTGAG GTGGCAGGCTGTTATATTATCTCCAAGGACTTGAGTAATCCTTTGCTCGTCAGTGAGAGGGGCATGGACCTTAGCATTCTTCGTAAAG CTATTGAGGAATTGCATGAACcagaaaatgagaaatctGGCCTATCCAATATGGGGAAAACCACTTATCTGAAACAAGCGGAAATGATCAAAGAACCAAATTCATGTTCTTTCATGcataattttcttctccactATCCAG GTTGTATATCTGCAGATGAAGAGGGTGGCCGACTCTTCCTCTCCGACAGCAATCATAACCGGATTGTTATATTCAATAGCTACGGGAAGATCCTGGACATG ATTGGTTCTTATCCAGGTTTTGAGGATGGAGAATTTGAATTGGTCAAATTAGCTCGTCCAGCTGCTTCCTTCTATCATTCTACACAGAATTGCTTGTATTTTGTGGACTCTGAG AACCATGCCATTAGGAAAGCTGATTTGGGTAAGCGTGTCGTGGAAACCCTCTATCCAGAAAACTACTCAAATAAGAAGAGTACTCAGTTCTGGAGCTGGATTATGGATAAATTTGGTCTGGGAAGCATTCCTGACAGAGAAGTAAAAGACTTCAATCCGCAGTCTATAATGTTTCCTTGGCATATGATTAGATATATGGATGAtagattattaattttaaatcgcAG TCTTGGGACACTATGGACAATGGATTTGGTTTCAGGAAAAATTATCGAAGTTGTTAGAG GGCTTTCAAGGATTATGGAGAGCTACGGGCAGTTGATCATGGACAGATTGTCTGTTATAAAACAGATACCTGATGGTATGTTGCAGCGGCCAAGTGATGCAAATATTGCCATAGGGGGATCGCCATACTTGgatcttttatcttctttaaCATCCTTTGAAAATTGCATAATCATTTGCGACTCAG TTGGACAGGTGGTTttgaaatgtaataaaaaatctGGTGAGTGCTCAAGCTTCCAATTCTCGAATTTTGGGGTCCTTGGATTACCATATTGGTTTGCTCCACTTCCAGAGAAGGTTATAACCAC TGCTGAATTCCGAGGAGCAGGGATTGatcatcttcaatttttcaaactGCTGCCTG GTGAGGTTGGTATACAGATCAACGTTGATCTTCCTTCAGATATTGAACTAGTGGAATCATTACATGAAGACAGCATATGGCGACAAGCAAGAGGAACTGCAACTGAAATCTCAATCGTCGAGCAAGTAGCTGGGCCCTCTGAGAAG GTTGGTTCTGCTCAACAATGGTATGATGAATTGGATAGTCTAGCCTTTTCACCGCAAGAATCAGAAATGGTGGAAGATAATGTAAGAGCGCAAAATTATATTGGAGACAATAAAGTTCACATTGAGTGTGCTGTCAATACAAGTCCTGGAACTAGCGAG GTTATAGTGTATGCAGCCCTATATTTAAGGCTTAGAAGAAACCAAGACTCTGAAGGCAATGGGGAGAAACATCATGCAACGAGGATAGCAGATTTTTTGTACCCAGAAAGTAGAGGGAAGATGATAAAAGAGAATTGCATTCAGTTTCTTATAAACAGTAAAAGAGATTTGAGAGAGCTCATTTTTGTGAAACCTTTGCATGTCAGGATAAAGTTGGATTCTTCGGGTCATCCTAAAGctgaaaattccaaaagtatTATCCTCACAAAATCCAAAGTTGAAGTTAATGTGTCACTTTCCTCCTAA